The proteins below are encoded in one region of Holophagaceae bacterium:
- a CDS encoding BMC domain-containing protein, translating into MSDGALTLRAYVFIDSLQPQLAAFVGLGARGFPPLKEQASVYIEVAPGIAINKMTDVALKAAKVQPAAQVVERTFGMLEVHAFDKGEVRTAGEAAIGNFGLTEKDRLTPYVATCEVIRSVEPMHAQIINRNRYGHMILPGQSLFLFECDPAAYAVLAANEAEKAADVFLIDLKPYGAVGRLMMAGSESEIDSAMQAAIEAINSIHGRPYRTKA; encoded by the coding sequence ATGAGCGACGGCGCGCTGACCCTCAGGGCCTACGTCTTCATCGACTCCCTCCAGCCGCAGCTCGCGGCCTTCGTGGGCCTCGGCGCCCGTGGTTTCCCGCCGCTGAAGGAGCAGGCTTCCGTTTACATCGAGGTCGCGCCGGGCATCGCCATCAACAAGATGACGGATGTGGCCCTGAAGGCCGCCAAGGTGCAGCCCGCGGCCCAGGTGGTGGAACGGACCTTCGGCATGCTGGAAGTCCACGCCTTCGACAAGGGTGAGGTCCGAACCGCCGGCGAGGCGGCCATCGGAAACTTCGGGCTCACGGAAAAGGACCGGCTGACGCCCTACGTGGCCACCTGCGAAGTCATCCGCTCCGTGGAACCCATGCACGCCCAGATCATCAACCGCAACCGCTATGGCCACATGATCCTGCCCGGCCAGTCGCTGTTCCTTTTTGAATGCGATCCCGCCGCCTACGCCGTGCTCGCCGCCAACGAAGCGGAGAAGGCCGCCGACGTCTTCCTCATCGACCTCAAGCCCTATGGCGCGGTCGGCCGCCTGATGATGGCCGGCTCCGAGTCCGAGATCGACAGCGCCATGCAGGCCGCCATCGAAGCCATCAATTCCATCCACGGCCGTCCATACCGCACCAAAGCCTGA
- a CDS encoding BMC domain-containing protein — translation MSEALGMIETKGFVAMTEACDAMLKAARVQLVGYEKIGGGYVTAIIRGDVAAVKAAVEAGSLAAQKVGEIVSVHVIPRPHENVDSVLPLGRPGATA, via the coding sequence ATGAGTGAAGCGCTCGGCATGATCGAAACCAAGGGATTCGTGGCGATGACCGAAGCCTGCGACGCCATGTTGAAGGCGGCCCGCGTCCAGCTGGTCGGCTACGAGAAGATCGGCGGCGGCTACGTCACCGCCATCATCCGTGGCGATGTGGCCGCCGTGAAGGCCGCGGTGGAAGCCGGTTCCCTGGCCGCCCAGAAGGTCGGCGAAATCGTCTCCGTGCACGTCATTCCGCGTCCCCACGAGAACGTGGACTCGGTCCTTCCCCTGGGCCGCCCGGGCGCGACCGCCTAA
- a CDS encoding EutN/CcmL family microcompartment protein: MLIAKVVGDVVASQKVSGIVGHKLLLVQPVDMKGAAKGNPLVASDSVGAGPSEWVIVCQGSSARMTPVSEGRPVDAVVIGIVDAIQFEGAEVYKKS, encoded by the coding sequence ATGTTGATCGCCAAGGTGGTGGGCGATGTCGTCGCGAGCCAGAAGGTGAGCGGCATCGTCGGCCACAAGCTGCTGCTGGTCCAGCCCGTGGATATGAAGGGCGCGGCCAAGGGCAACCCGCTCGTGGCCTCGGACAGCGTGGGCGCCGGTCCTTCGGAATGGGTGATCGTCTGCCAGGGCAGTTCTGCCCGGATGACGCCCGTGAGCGAAGGCCGTCCCGTTGATGCCGTGGTCATCGGCATTGTGGATGCCATCCAGTTCGAAGGCGCAGAGGTCTACAAGAAATCCTGA
- a CDS encoding aldehyde dehydrogenase EutE, with protein sequence MEIDRALVSRIAERVLRELEGAEAVAPGIQMGCFPDVSSAIQAAEKAFQAYRSIGLERRMEIIQRLREGLRLRVQELATLAVQETGMGRVEDKVKKNLLVINKTPGPEVLRAEAVSGQHGLTLEELAPWGVIGAITPSTNPSESVINNGIGMISGGNAVVFNAHPSAKRTTAFTIDLLNRLLVAEGAPANLLTCVTEPTIESANELMRAPGIRLVVVTGGPAVVKAAFASGKKVIAAGPGNPPVVVDETADLEQAGRGIVAGASFDNNVVCTCEKEVIAVDSIADRLKAAMVAAGAYELRGSEIATVAKLVVDGWHPNKDFVGKDASVILRAAGISFTGDPRLIFADVPFDHSFVQAELLMPLIGFTRAKDVHEAIEMALKAEHGFRHTASMYSKNIDHLDEMARAVNCSIFIKNGPNFNGLGFEGPGSTSFTIASPTGEGMTNAIHFTRRRRCVLKDHFRIV encoded by the coding sequence ATGGAAATCGATCGAGCCCTGGTCTCGAGAATCGCCGAACGCGTCCTCCGCGAGCTGGAGGGCGCCGAAGCGGTCGCGCCGGGCATCCAGATGGGCTGCTTCCCCGATGTCAGCTCGGCCATCCAAGCCGCGGAGAAAGCTTTCCAAGCCTACCGGTCCATCGGACTCGAACGCCGGATGGAGATCATCCAGCGCCTGCGGGAAGGCCTCCGCCTCCGCGTGCAGGAACTGGCCACCCTGGCGGTCCAGGAGACCGGAATGGGCCGCGTGGAGGACAAGGTCAAGAAAAACCTGCTGGTGATCAACAAGACGCCGGGCCCCGAAGTCCTCCGGGCCGAAGCCGTCTCAGGCCAGCACGGGCTCACCCTCGAGGAACTGGCGCCCTGGGGCGTCATCGGCGCCATCACGCCCTCCACCAATCCCTCCGAATCCGTCATCAACAACGGGATCGGCATGATCTCCGGCGGCAATGCGGTGGTCTTCAACGCCCACCCGTCCGCCAAGCGGACCACCGCCTTCACCATCGACCTCCTGAACCGCCTGCTGGTGGCTGAAGGGGCGCCGGCCAACCTGCTGACTTGCGTGACGGAACCCACCATCGAATCCGCCAACGAACTGATGCGCGCGCCAGGCATCCGGCTGGTGGTGGTGACCGGTGGCCCGGCGGTGGTGAAGGCCGCCTTCGCCTCGGGCAAAAAGGTGATCGCGGCAGGGCCTGGCAATCCGCCGGTGGTGGTGGACGAGACCGCGGACCTCGAGCAGGCCGGGCGCGGCATCGTCGCGGGCGCCTCCTTCGACAACAACGTCGTCTGCACCTGCGAAAAGGAAGTGATCGCAGTGGACTCCATCGCCGACCGGCTGAAGGCCGCGATGGTGGCCGCGGGAGCCTACGAACTCCGCGGTTCAGAAATCGCAACGGTGGCGAAACTGGTGGTGGACGGCTGGCACCCCAACAAGGATTTCGTCGGGAAGGACGCGAGCGTCATCCTCCGCGCGGCGGGGATCTCCTTCACCGGCGACCCGCGCCTGATCTTCGCCGACGTGCCCTTCGACCACTCCTTCGTCCAGGCCGAACTGCTGATGCCTCTGATCGGGTTCACCCGCGCCAAGGATGTCCACGAAGCCATCGAGATGGCGCTGAAGGCCGAGCATGGCTTCCGGCACACCGCGAGCATGTACTCCAAGAACATCGACCATCTCGATGAGATGGCCCGCGCCGTGAACTGCTCGATCTTCATCAAGAACGGGCCGAACTTCAACGGCCTCGGCTTCGAAGGGCCCGGATCCACGTCCTTCACCATCGCCTCGCCAACGGGCGAAGGGATGACCAACGCCATCCATTTCACCCGGCGCCGGCGTTGCGTCCTCAAGGACCATTTCCGAATCGTTTGA
- a CDS encoding BMC domain-containing protein: MAKPKPNPVPTLGIIELSSIAKGLMVCDLMLKKAEVRLLRAGPVGSGKFMIHVTGDEADLLEAVEEGRDKAEPYLVHWTFIPNLHAQVLAALQGQRSSKVPTDALGIIEAQALAALVQAADRAVKTTSVRLLELTFDLDMGGKGYFTLTGDLAEVEAALASAEALLRKEGAFIQSEILARPHERIQTLAHEGLESLCFSRE, translated from the coding sequence ATGGCCAAACCGAAACCGAACCCGGTCCCGACCCTCGGCATCATCGAGCTGTCGAGCATCGCCAAAGGACTGATGGTCTGCGACCTGATGTTGAAGAAGGCGGAAGTGCGCCTGCTCCGGGCGGGTCCCGTGGGCAGCGGCAAGTTCATGATCCATGTCACCGGCGACGAGGCGGATCTCCTGGAGGCGGTGGAGGAGGGACGGGACAAGGCGGAACCCTATCTCGTGCACTGGACCTTCATCCCGAACCTCCACGCCCAGGTACTGGCGGCCCTTCAGGGCCAGCGGAGCAGCAAGGTGCCCACGGACGCGCTTGGCATCATTGAGGCCCAGGCCCTCGCCGCCCTGGTCCAGGCCGCGGACCGGGCGGTCAAGACCACCTCCGTGCGGCTCCTGGAACTCACCTTCGACCTGGACATGGGCGGAAAGGGCTACTTCACCCTCACCGGGGACCTGGCGGAGGTGGAAGCCGCCCTCGCCAGCGCGGAGGCCCTGCTCCGGAAAGAGGGCGCCTTCATCCAAAGCGAGATCCTGGCCCGGCCCCATGAGCGGATCCAGACCCTCGCGCACGAAGGATTGGAGAGCCTATGCTTCTCGCGCGAGTGA
- a CDS encoding ethanolamine utilization protein EutN, which translates to MLLARVKGMVVATQKLESLNGLNLRVIQPVDGSDRVLGDPLAAVDLVASRDGDLVMYIDAREAPKALPNAYGPIDACIVGLVDSAS; encoded by the coding sequence ATGCTTCTCGCGCGAGTGAAGGGCATGGTGGTGGCCACCCAGAAACTCGAGTCCTTGAACGGCCTCAATCTCCGGGTGATCCAGCCCGTGGACGGCTCCGACCGAGTGCTGGGAGATCCATTGGCTGCTGTGGACCTGGTGGCTTCCCGCGATGGCGACCTGGTGATGTACATCGACGCCCGGGAAGCCCCCAAGGCCCTCCCTAATGCCTACGGACCCATCGACGCCTGCATCGTGGGGCTCGTGGATTCGGCCAGCTAA
- a CDS encoding EutN/CcmL family microcompartment protein — protein sequence MFIAEVLAPVVATEKHAFFAGRKLLLVREILEDGRPGDRTMVALDGVQAGPGDRVLVARNGGAVDDVIGQKDCPANVIIIAHVDAVQRCG from the coding sequence ATGTTCATAGCAGAAGTGCTCGCCCCGGTGGTCGCCACGGAAAAACATGCTTTTTTCGCGGGACGCAAGCTACTGCTGGTGCGCGAAATCCTGGAGGATGGCCGGCCCGGCGACCGCACCATGGTGGCCTTGGATGGCGTCCAGGCGGGCCCCGGCGACCGGGTGCTCGTAGCGCGGAACGGCGGCGCGGTGGACGACGTGATCGGCCAAAAGGACTGTCCCGCCAACGTCATCATCATCGCCCACGTGGATGCCGTCCAACGCTGCGGGTGA
- the yidD gene encoding membrane protein insertion efficiency factor YidD — MNHPFLTLFFFLCLEALLPVRFQPSAWVCRGLIRAYQITLSAHVPTQCLFTPTCSHYGLGCVRRYGTLRGGILTTWRLLRCSPLTKGGYDPVPGDEEVHAAGTQGH, encoded by the coding sequence ATGAACCATCCCTTCCTCACACTGTTCTTTTTTCTCTGCCTTGAGGCGCTGCTGCCGGTGCGATTCCAGCCCAGCGCCTGGGTCTGCCGGGGCCTGATCCGGGCCTACCAGATCACGCTCAGCGCCCATGTGCCGACTCAATGCCTGTTCACGCCCACCTGCAGCCACTACGGCCTGGGCTGCGTCCGCCGCTACGGGACCTTGCGCGGCGGCATCCTCACCACCTGGCGCCTGCTTCGCTGCTCGCCGCTCACCAAGGGCGGGTACGATCCCGTGCCGGGGGACGAAGAGGTCCACGCGGCGGGCACGCAGGGGCATTGA
- the ispG gene encoding flavodoxin-dependent (E)-4-hydroxy-3-methylbut-2-enyl-diphosphate synthase: MSDLLSPLSPRRKTRQIMVGKVPVGGDAPIPVQSMTKTDSRDVEATVGQIYSYAGAGCEIVRVSVPTKKAGEVFHEIVARSPIPIIADIHFDYRLALVAADGGAACLRINPGNIGGQDRVRAVVDKAGEKGISIRIGVNGGSLEKDLLEKFGTATPEAMVESALRHLEMLEKEGFHNTKISLKASDVVRTVQAYRLLAKQVDYPFHLGITEAGTPFGGTIRSSIGMGILLAEGIGDTVRVSLTGDGEEECRVGHEMLRALSLREGGIRMVSCPSCGRVQIDLNRVANEIEAGLKAINHEGITYAVMGCVVNGPGEARDADLGVAGGAGEGLIYRRGELIRKVKEEDLVPAFLEEAKKFKAEKELAGI; the protein is encoded by the coding sequence ATGTCCGATCTGCTTTCGCCCTTGAGCCCCCGCCGGAAGACCCGCCAGATCATGGTGGGCAAAGTGCCGGTGGGAGGCGACGCCCCCATACCGGTCCAGAGCATGACCAAGACCGACAGCCGGGATGTGGAAGCCACCGTCGGCCAGATCTACAGCTACGCCGGCGCCGGTTGCGAGATCGTCCGCGTGAGCGTGCCCACGAAAAAGGCCGGGGAGGTCTTCCACGAGATCGTGGCCCGGTCGCCCATCCCCATCATCGCCGACATCCATTTCGACTACCGCCTGGCCCTGGTGGCCGCGGATGGCGGCGCCGCCTGCCTGCGCATCAACCCCGGCAACATCGGCGGCCAGGATCGCGTGCGCGCCGTGGTGGACAAGGCGGGTGAAAAGGGCATCTCGATCCGCATCGGCGTGAATGGCGGTTCGCTTGAAAAAGACCTGCTCGAGAAGTTCGGCACCGCCACCCCCGAAGCCATGGTGGAGTCGGCCCTGCGGCACTTGGAGATGCTCGAAAAAGAAGGCTTCCACAACACCAAGATCAGCTTGAAGGCCAGCGATGTGGTTCGCACCGTCCAGGCCTACCGATTGCTGGCCAAGCAGGTCGACTATCCCTTCCACCTGGGCATCACCGAAGCGGGCACACCTTTTGGAGGCACCATCCGCTCCAGCATCGGCATGGGGATCCTGCTGGCGGAGGGCATCGGCGACACAGTCCGGGTTTCTCTCACCGGGGACGGCGAAGAGGAGTGCCGGGTCGGCCACGAAATGCTCCGCGCCCTCAGCCTCCGCGAAGGCGGCATCCGCATGGTGAGCTGCCCCTCCTGCGGCCGTGTGCAGATCGACCTCAACCGCGTGGCCAACGAGATCGAAGCTGGCTTGAAAGCCATCAACCACGAGGGCATCACCTACGCGGTCATGGGCTGCGTGGTGAACGGTCCCGGCGAAGCGCGCGATGCGGATCTGGGCGTGGCGGGCGGCGCGGGGGAAGGCCTCATCTATCGCCGCGGCGAGCTGATCCGGAAAGTGAAGGAGGAAGATCTCGTTCCCGCCTTCCTGGAAGAGGCGAAAAAATTCAAGGCGGAGAAAGAACTTGCCGGAATCTAA
- a CDS encoding STAS domain-containing protein yields the protein MKMTTRQHNDVTILYPEGKITLGDGDQELGEAVRTSLEQGARKVLINFSKVSYLDSSGVGELVGCYTSVKGKGGELRICGMNSRIFSLITMTSLHSVFEVKDTEEESLSGF from the coding sequence ATGAAGATGACGACCCGCCAACATAACGACGTGACGATCCTCTATCCCGAGGGGAAGATCACCCTCGGCGACGGGGACCAGGAGTTGGGCGAGGCCGTCCGCACCTCGCTGGAGCAGGGCGCCCGCAAAGTTCTCATCAATTTTTCGAAAGTGAGCTATCTGGATTCCTCCGGCGTCGGTGAGCTGGTGGGCTGCTACACCTCCGTGAAGGGCAAGGGCGGCGAGCTGCGCATCTGCGGCATGAACTCGCGCATTTTCAGCCTGATCACCATGACCAGCCTGCACTCGGTGTTCGAAGTGAAGGACACCGAAGAAGAATCCCTCAGCGGCTTCTGA
- a CDS encoding BamA/TamA family outer membrane protein, with protein sequence MLAARASALIASAAAVGVCGAAAQVAVPPEREPVFQGFVWEGGTADDRSFAEMASGLVKGALRKELQFDRALEAIRATDRFKSVEGSLGADGTARIRLQPWAPLQSWNWQGDALPKKTKSLLLPDLKKGMRLGDLRLEEWRRLSESRLRDEGYPQARLAAGRDASGERLVLKLELGPPSLVKSVSVDGDLGPYRLETLLDVARIQVGRTLWTQDLRRQAARRIRRRFVKDKRLEGQAGLSFSSDGALALSVAPGPVVRLSSEGKWLSQRTLRELLPLARTDRYGPELLDEGDRRLIRHFRDKGFLDVQCTHVREVVSGTAAQPQEVRIAYRIQTSDRRYIQSILFEGNQELNDKDLRRVAKLPMGLLYFNAPRATPDLLSEIETRITNRYLLLGYSDVKLRRRMEIRNGEQILILTIREGPRRTVRSIILELPEGPSWDPWTFGETMLRAVADKPALLSPAFSQRRRYRSDRRELGGLVAILEILPSELGKPRKAVRLLTERPVPYVRADLGAVLGELNQSVAALGSPKPIVRFHSDEDDAGATIHIEIPAQTLTFVARRVVQGSLETSSKAIARETQDLEPGDPLNLERVGRAQANLGNLGAFKRVDVVSMKEAAEASAAAAPETPWGESDLVLRLEERSHWVFSESFGYDKSTGYNFGYGVQRLNFQGMGRTLDFGLRAGDGTINNAALRRLFPTGDFSRSVDSYTLGYTDPWFLPGILAGILPERVQYRAEASYIQEQQTAYLIRRRRVLNGLEWRPDATHVLRAGHRFERSDVRLVDLVDLNTPQYQLFKPILEDPQLLNKATRSPSSSTISAPYFQWIHDTRDSPYDPTAGAITSLRLDLANQLFGTSRNSSFVKLDARQQWTWPVGYRASAGVVSLGLRIGAARPTASTSQELPLAERFFAGGPGTFRGAEPDRLGPTGGIPYLRQTSDGKYAPQLTSDGKSILYQLIPIGGQGLALVNLEYRFPVIGNTIWGEVFMDAGQVYQSLRHDPDSLNPSFPPLRVAFGLGLIIKLGLPIKIEYGSDVNRILGRPRSQLDKESQLHSLLISAGYQF encoded by the coding sequence ATGCTCGCCGCTCGCGCATCGGCGCTGATCGCGAGTGCCGCCGCCGTTGGCGTGTGCGGCGCCGCGGCCCAGGTCGCCGTTCCGCCGGAGCGGGAGCCCGTCTTCCAGGGCTTCGTTTGGGAGGGCGGAACCGCGGACGACCGCAGCTTCGCGGAAATGGCTTCGGGACTGGTGAAAGGAGCGCTCCGCAAGGAACTCCAATTCGACCGGGCCCTTGAAGCGATCCGCGCCACGGACCGCTTCAAGTCGGTGGAGGGGAGCCTCGGCGCCGATGGCACCGCCCGCATCAGGCTGCAACCTTGGGCTCCCCTGCAATCCTGGAACTGGCAGGGTGACGCCCTGCCGAAAAAAACCAAATCCCTGCTGCTTCCCGATCTGAAAAAAGGCATGCGCCTGGGCGACCTCAGGTTGGAGGAATGGCGCCGCCTATCGGAATCACGGCTGCGGGACGAAGGCTATCCCCAGGCCAGGCTGGCGGCCGGGCGCGACGCATCCGGCGAGCGGCTCGTCCTGAAACTGGAACTGGGCCCCCCGAGTCTCGTGAAAAGCGTCTCCGTGGATGGGGACCTGGGCCCCTACCGTCTGGAAACCCTGCTCGACGTGGCCAGAATCCAGGTGGGACGCACGCTTTGGACCCAGGATCTGCGGCGTCAGGCCGCCCGGCGGATCCGCCGCCGGTTCGTCAAGGACAAGCGGCTTGAGGGCCAGGCCGGACTGTCCTTTTCAAGCGATGGCGCCCTCGCCCTCTCGGTGGCTCCGGGACCGGTGGTGCGCCTTTCGAGCGAAGGCAAATGGCTGAGCCAGAGAACCCTGAGGGAGCTGCTTCCCCTGGCCCGGACGGACCGCTATGGACCGGAGCTTCTGGACGAAGGGGACCGGCGCCTCATCCGCCATTTCCGCGACAAGGGATTTCTGGACGTGCAATGCACCCATGTGCGTGAAGTGGTGTCCGGCACCGCCGCCCAGCCCCAGGAAGTCCGGATCGCCTACCGCATCCAGACCTCCGACCGCCGTTACATCCAAAGCATCCTGTTCGAGGGAAACCAGGAACTGAATGACAAGGATCTGCGCCGGGTCGCCAAGCTGCCCATGGGCCTGCTGTATTTCAATGCCCCCAGGGCCACCCCCGATCTGCTCAGCGAAATAGAAACACGCATCACCAACCGGTATCTCCTGTTGGGCTACTCGGATGTCAAACTCCGGCGGCGCATGGAGATCCGGAACGGTGAACAGATCCTCATCCTCACGATCCGTGAAGGCCCCAGGCGCACCGTCAGGTCCATCATCCTCGAACTGCCCGAGGGGCCGTCTTGGGACCCCTGGACGTTTGGCGAAACCATGTTGCGCGCGGTCGCGGACAAACCCGCCTTGCTGTCTCCGGCCTTTTCGCAGCGGCGCAGGTACCGCTCGGACCGGCGGGAGCTGGGCGGCCTCGTCGCGATCCTGGAAATCCTGCCCAGCGAGCTGGGCAAACCCAGGAAAGCCGTGCGGCTCCTCACGGAACGGCCGGTGCCCTACGTCCGTGCGGACCTGGGCGCGGTCCTGGGGGAACTCAACCAAAGCGTGGCGGCCCTCGGGTCTCCTAAACCCATCGTGCGGTTCCATTCCGATGAGGATGATGCGGGCGCGACCATCCATATCGAAATTCCAGCCCAGACGTTGACCTTCGTGGCCCGGCGGGTGGTCCAAGGCAGCCTGGAAACCAGTTCCAAGGCCATTGCGCGGGAAACCCAGGATCTGGAACCGGGTGATCCATTGAATCTCGAAAGGGTGGGCCGGGCTCAGGCGAACCTTGGCAATTTGGGAGCCTTCAAACGGGTGGATGTGGTGAGCATGAAGGAGGCCGCCGAAGCTTCCGCCGCCGCGGCTCCGGAAACCCCTTGGGGGGAAAGCGACCTGGTGCTGCGCCTGGAAGAGCGGTCCCACTGGGTTTTCAGCGAATCCTTCGGCTACGACAAAAGCACCGGCTACAACTTCGGGTACGGCGTGCAGCGCCTCAATTTCCAGGGCATGGGGCGCACGCTGGACTTCGGCCTGAGGGCGGGCGACGGCACCATCAACAATGCCGCCCTGCGGCGCCTGTTCCCCACGGGGGATTTTTCACGCTCGGTGGACAGCTATACCCTCGGCTACACGGATCCCTGGTTCCTGCCGGGGATCCTCGCAGGCATCCTTCCGGAACGGGTCCAGTACCGCGCCGAGGCCTCCTACATCCAGGAACAGCAGACCGCCTACCTGATCCGCCGCCGCCGCGTGCTCAATGGCCTGGAATGGCGCCCGGACGCCACCCATGTGCTGCGCGCCGGCCACCGCTTCGAGCGCTCGGACGTGCGCCTGGTGGACCTGGTCGACCTGAACACGCCCCAATATCAATTGTTCAAACCCATCCTGGAAGATCCCCAACTGCTGAACAAGGCCACCCGGAGCCCCTCGAGTTCCACCATCTCCGCGCCTTATTTCCAGTGGATCCACGACACCCGCGACAGCCCCTACGACCCCACCGCCGGGGCGATCACCTCGCTGCGCCTCGATCTGGCCAACCAGTTGTTCGGCACCAGCCGCAATTCCAGTTTCGTGAAATTGGATGCCCGGCAACAGTGGACCTGGCCCGTGGGCTATCGGGCCAGCGCAGGCGTTGTGAGTCTTGGACTGCGCATCGGCGCCGCCCGGCCCACCGCGAGCACCAGCCAGGAACTGCCCCTGGCGGAACGGTTCTTCGCGGGCGGTCCTGGCACGTTCCGGGGGGCGGAGCCGGACCGCCTGGGACCCACGGGAGGCATCCCCTACCTGCGGCAGACCTCCGATGGGAAATATGCGCCCCAGTTGACTTCAGACGGGAAATCCATCCTCTACCAGCTCATCCCGATCGGCGGGCAGGGACTGGCCCTGGTGAACCTCGAATATCGCTTCCCCGTCATCGGCAACACGATCTGGGGCGAGGTCTTCATGGATGCCGGCCAGGTGTACCAGAGCCTGCGCCATGATCCTGATTCCCTGAACCCATCCTTCCCCCCGTTGCGGGTGGCCTTCGGCCTGGGCCTCATCATCAAACTTGGACTTCCCATCAAGATCGAATATGGCTCCGACGTAAACCGGATCCTAGGCCGTCCGCGCAGCCAGTTGGATAAGGAAAGCCAGCTTCACAGCCTCCTGATTTCAGCGGGGTACCAGTTTTAG